The sequence TATGATTACACTTTGTCATTCGACCTGTGCCTTagcatgaaaaattaaataaataagaaaaagttGGATAGTGATTTACAAAAGGATTCATATAGTCACCAAACTAAtgctaataaaaaagaaattagggCCGTAGTcgttttttttgagttatgaTTATAAgaaatcagttaattaattgacttcaGGGCTTCctttaactaaattatttttttttaaataacatattgatgttgtattataattattcctCAATAAATTCTCTGTATGATGATATAAAGTTGAACCTATTTTGCTATACTTTAAAAAGTGTAGAGATGATTCacgcttgaggtgtgcaattatattcacatattaattaattataagtatacttacaaaattatatattataattattcgattatctaataattatttagaatttcTCTTCTACAAGACCTTGTTTGATAAACATGAGTACTGGAGTCGATACACCATCGATATCACGATATTCCATAATACCAATAGTACCCTCGCAGTCCATGGATTCACcagtgaaaaattgtaaatcttTAAATCGGCCAAGAATGTCCTTCATGACTTTGTTGATGTTTGTTTTAAAGGAGTCGATTTGATCTGGTGCTGACTCTTGAAGTTTCTCAACGagcctaaataaataaaaattatttattagttttaatttatttcatatttacttaataaaattttgtgagtaaaattagtaaacgaagtcatttttatttaaataactagtATATTTAGCTAGAAATTGTCTATATttaaggaaatttaaaattcaagtttttggttcttgtttaaaaattactactctactaaataatattattactgtGCCGAATGGAACTTTAACTGAtcgaagaaaaaagtaaatttcgCTGACAAAAAAGACACGGAGAAATACGTGACCGGAAGTTTCTTTTGTAGTGAAgatgaataagaaaaaaaaaatcaaaatttttagtagcTTGCATTGATCGGTATTTTTTCACCGAGCTCTGAAAATgtatgaagaaaattttaaatatttaaaaatgcttTCTCTAGacttataagaaaatttgtttaatttttcgaaCAGAAAAAATAGAGACAGGTGTCCCTGAGTAGTAAACCCTAAAGTTGTTTAAAAAGTAGTTTCTACGACGAATTTGGCAGAGTTGTAATTTGAGTACtcaaaataagtaatttttttgaaaattaaattgatttttatttcaagaatACTCGCTCactttagtaataaatttctagAAGCATGAATGGCAAGCAAATATTTTAACAGTTTAGTTGATACGTtctcaaatttattacaattaaaaaccagagcaattatttggttatgaaaaaaaaggaattgaagaaagatataattaaaaattagaaaaaaaataattgcactgaaaaaaatttgtttttataacaaaatgaaatttctcattggttttgataaaaatataaaatatattaattttttcgagagCTACTTctataaactattaaatatttaaattttattatttagttgtgtaaattaatatttaagatgaCAGACATCGATGAATAACTTaagagtttattaaaaacatgATTTTCAAAAGCCACCGTGGCTGCGCGCACTAACGCGAGGTCTTAAGTCTCGATCGGTCTGGGTTCGAATCCTAGGGagggtaaaattatttacttatacaaaaaatgtttgttaagGTACGAAACTAATCTGAacattagataaaaaaagacgtctaatatttttttgacaaaataaaatttttttcagagtattaagcaagtaaataaaatacttgaacaaagtaattattttacttgattGAAGAAAATTGAAGAGTAACAATatacttaaatcaaaaattttttcttgaaaatataaattttttttttcgtaaagagaaactaatgaaattatttgtctgagctgtgtaaattaaaataattacctctTCATGTAATCTTTAAGATAAAgagtaaatgattttttgtcaGGGAAGGCATATGATTCAACCAATCTGTGATTCAGTACAATATCAACTCCAGATTCGCATGCTTCTTCAGTTCCTTCTGAAGCTTCTTCAGCTGATGGATTGAAACCCTCTATTTGAATATCGCCTTGTGATCTTACAATTAActgcaataaattaattactctatAATTAACACAACACTctactttaaatatatactaagAACAATAACTACCTTGCCGTATACTTCGTAAAGGACATCATCAATCAACTTCATTTTGAATGAGTCTGAGAACAGCTCATCtcctgcaaaaaaaaattatgagttaATGATCCTGCAGTTCCAAGCCAATTAACgattaggtttttttttccagcaaattacgaaaaaaaaaaaaaaaaaaatgcacatgtagagaatttaaaaaactataagtacaatttttaaaaataattttatgttttagaggttctagaaaaatttaaaaaattattggacgtcgtaatttgattattattgaaattatgtaaaatatggattaaaaaataaaaaaaatctataattagAGTGACAAATTCCATATGGTGAggttatgataatttttattgataataaattaattatctcgaTAATTTGTCTATCTtaattatggaaaataaaatatttatgatgagTAGTACAATAGTGATGAAATGACTATCGTTGAGTGTTGAAGTAGATACGCTGGAAGATAGcgtcattgatgatttttaaaaaattgaaacacgCGTGTTGCTAATAAATTaggtgaaaaatataaatttatttgaatagttaattaatgaataaattaaacttaccGGAAAAAATGTCTTTGTAGATTCTCATTATGGAAGATGGAGAAAGATTATGTTTCAGCTAAAATTAGTAAGACACAACCACGCACTGGTGCCGACCGGAAAAGAACGGAGAATGGAATGGAATGAGCTAAAATGGCGACCAGCGACTGGGTTCAACCAACTTACCAACTAATTTTACATGTCCTTTGTAGCCGCGTGTAATTTCGTTGGCGATGATGTTGGAAGGGGAAGGAAATTATTTGCGACACCTAAAGCTAATTTATCTaactattttcaatttttactttaactatattattattttcaaataaatattttttataaaataagttttaaataattgacaagtgttgatttttaaaattttttaataactcattaaaatttgagttgaataaaaattttaaaatgcgtTTTTAGATCAATGAAAAATCCGTACgcgcatatttttaaattccatttgtCTAGCATTCATAAAATGTCTCATGtatgctacattcacactcatcaattttaattatgaaaattttatttacaagtaacttgtttataaaaattacaaaattgtctgatgtctgctacttatttcagtatcataaattttattacatttacaTAGCATTTATTAGGGGTGTGCGAGTAGTTCGAACTTATGAATTATTCATGTCAAATCGAATAGAACTAATGGGCCTAATTATTGATACTGTCCCAGTTTCTGACACTCaactttctttaaattaaaaaaaaaaaataattgtttggaAGTTGGGTC comes from Microplitis demolitor isolate Queensland-Clemson2020A chromosome 8, iyMicDemo2.1a, whole genome shotgun sequence and encodes:
- the LOC103573000 gene encoding translationally-controlled tumor protein homolog translates to MRIYKDIFSGDELFSDSFKMKLIDDVLYEVYGKLIVRSQGDIQIEGFNPSAEEASEGTEEACESGVDIVLNHRLVESYAFPDKKSFTLYLKDYMKRLVEKLQESAPDQIDSFKTNINKVMKDILGRFKDLQFFTGESMDCEGTIGIMEYRDIDGVSTPVLMFIKQGLVEEKF